The following are encoded in a window of Thunnus albacares chromosome 17, fThuAlb1.1, whole genome shotgun sequence genomic DNA:
- the LOC122967420 gene encoding hydroxyacylglutathione hydrolase-like protein isoform X1, with the protein MQKCNINIFQSITAGQEYNNIVVTSKPESVAQPSAHACVGAMKVKVISILEDNYMYLVIEEQSKQAIAVDPAVPHRLLEIVKREGLSLVAVLTTHHHWDHARGNEALVKEVPGLRVYGGDDRIGALTDKVTDAQELKFNSINVRCLFTPCHTSGHMCYFVWEDECTDAPAVFTGDTLFIGGCGRFLEGTAQQMYHNLTQVLGSLPQDTKVFCGHEYTIKNLKFAMLVEPENEKVKEMLSWARARDDDDKPTVPSTLMEEFEYNPFLRLSEEGVQKFTGKTDPVEVLRVLRKEKDKFKKPKERLPPHAMLALEWGLLRP; encoded by the exons ATgcagaaatgtaatataaacatTTTCCAGAGCATCACAGCCGGACAAGAATATAACAATATAGTCGTTACCAGTAAACCCGAG AGTGTCGCGCAACCTAGTGCGCATGCGTGTGTGGGTGCCATGAAGGTAAAGGTGATCTCCATCCTGGAGGACAACTACATGTACCTGGTGATTGAAGAGCAGAGTAAACAGGCCATAGCTGTGGACCCTGCCGTACCACATCGG ctgcTAGAAATAGTGAAGCGAGAGGGCTTGTCTTTGGTGGCTGTTCTCACCACACACCATCACTG GGACCATGCTCGGGGGAATGAGGCTCTGGTGAAGGAGGTTCCTGGACTGAGGGTGTACGGGGGAGATGATCGGATCGGGGCTCTGACTGATAAAGTCACCGATGCTCAGGAACTGAAG TTTAACTCCATCAATGTGAGGTGCCTATTTACTCCCTGCCATACCTCTGGTCACATGTGCTACTTTGTTTGGGAGGATGAGTGCACTGACGCCCCTGCTGTGTTCACAG GGGATACGCTGTTTATCGGTGGATGTGGACGGTTTCTTGAGGGTACGGCACAACAGATGTACCACAATCTCACCCAGGTGCTGGGCTCCCTACCTCAAGACACG AAGGTGTTCTGTGGACATGAGTACACCATTAAGAACCTGAAGTTTGCCATGCTGGTGGAGCCAGAGAATGAGAAGGTTAAAGAGATGCTGAGCTGGGCCAGG GCaagagatgatgatgacaaacCCACAGTGCCATCCACCCTAATGGAGGAGTTTGAATACAACCCTTTCCTTCGCCTCTC GGAGGAAGGAGTGCAAAAGTTCACAGGGAAGACAGATCCGGTAGAGGTGCTGAGGGTCCTGCGGAAGGAGAAGGACAAATTCAAGAAGCCCAAGGAGAGACTTCCTCCCCATGCCATGTTGGCTTTAGAGTGGGGGCTCCTTAGACCCTGA
- the LOC122967420 gene encoding hydroxyacylglutathione hydrolase-like protein isoform X2, which translates to MKVKVISILEDNYMYLVIEEQSKQAIAVDPAVPHRLLEIVKREGLSLVAVLTTHHHWDHARGNEALVKEVPGLRVYGGDDRIGALTDKVTDAQELKFNSINVRCLFTPCHTSGHMCYFVWEDECTDAPAVFTGDTLFIGGCGRFLEGTAQQMYHNLTQVLGSLPQDTKVFCGHEYTIKNLKFAMLVEPENEKVKEMLSWARARDDDDKPTVPSTLMEEFEYNPFLRLSEEGVQKFTGKTDPVEVLRVLRKEKDKFKKPKERLPPHAMLALEWGLLRP; encoded by the exons ATGAAGGTAAAGGTGATCTCCATCCTGGAGGACAACTACATGTACCTGGTGATTGAAGAGCAGAGTAAACAGGCCATAGCTGTGGACCCTGCCGTACCACATCGG ctgcTAGAAATAGTGAAGCGAGAGGGCTTGTCTTTGGTGGCTGTTCTCACCACACACCATCACTG GGACCATGCTCGGGGGAATGAGGCTCTGGTGAAGGAGGTTCCTGGACTGAGGGTGTACGGGGGAGATGATCGGATCGGGGCTCTGACTGATAAAGTCACCGATGCTCAGGAACTGAAG TTTAACTCCATCAATGTGAGGTGCCTATTTACTCCCTGCCATACCTCTGGTCACATGTGCTACTTTGTTTGGGAGGATGAGTGCACTGACGCCCCTGCTGTGTTCACAG GGGATACGCTGTTTATCGGTGGATGTGGACGGTTTCTTGAGGGTACGGCACAACAGATGTACCACAATCTCACCCAGGTGCTGGGCTCCCTACCTCAAGACACG AAGGTGTTCTGTGGACATGAGTACACCATTAAGAACCTGAAGTTTGCCATGCTGGTGGAGCCAGAGAATGAGAAGGTTAAAGAGATGCTGAGCTGGGCCAGG GCaagagatgatgatgacaaacCCACAGTGCCATCCACCCTAATGGAGGAGTTTGAATACAACCCTTTCCTTCGCCTCTC GGAGGAAGGAGTGCAAAAGTTCACAGGGAAGACAGATCCGGTAGAGGTGCTGAGGGTCCTGCGGAAGGAGAAGGACAAATTCAAGAAGCCCAAGGAGAGACTTCCTCCCCATGCCATGTTGGCTTTAGAGTGGGGGCTCCTTAGACCCTGA
- the narfl gene encoding cytosolic Fe-S cluster assembly factor narfl encodes MAAQFSGVLQLTDLDDFITPSQECIKPVKVEKKQGKSVAKIQIEDDGSYFQVNQDGGKQKLEKAKITLNDCLACSGCITSAESVLITQQSHEELYKVLRDNKASETEQKVVVVSVSPQSRASLAARYGVSSSEAGRRLTSFFKGLGVHHVFDTSFSRTFSLLESQREFVERFQRKEQDRKALPMLTSACPGWICYAEKTHGEFILPYISTTRSPQQMMGSLVKGYFAEQQGLNPQQIYHVAVMPCPDKKLEASRSDFYLNKAETREVDCVLTSGEVMKMLEEEKMSLNDVQPAPLDTMFSNVIGDEFLSHAGSGSGGYLHHVFTNTAKQLFGEEVKELTYKTLRNKDFQEVTLEKDGVVVLCFASTYGFRNIQNLVQKLKRGKSPYHFVEVMACPSGCLNGGGQIKALPGENQKELLQKVEELYKAELSQAPEDDTRVSELYQSWLHSVGEERARELLHTQYHTVEKMTNGLVMKW; translated from the exons ATGGCTGCTCAGTTTAGCGGTGTTCTGCAGTTGACAGATCTCGATGATTTTATCACCCCGTCTCAG GAATGTATCAAACCTGTCAAAGTCGAGAAGAAACAAGGCAAATCTGTGGCCAAAATCCAGATAGAAGATGATGGCAGTTATTTTCAAGTCAACCAG gatGGTGGGAAGCAGAAGCTGGAGAAAGCAAAGATCACACTGAATGACTGCTTGGCCTGTAGTGGTTGTATAACCTCTGCTGAGAGTGTCCTCATCACACAGCAGAGCCATGAGGAGCTCTACAAAGTGCTGCGTGATAACAAG GCCAGTGAGACAGAGCagaaggtggtggtggtgtcGGTGTCACCGCAGTCCAGAGCCTCCCTGGCAGCACGCTATGGCGTCAGCAGCAGCGAGGCTGGGAGGAGGCTTACTTCTTTCTTCAAAGGTCTTG GGGTTCACCATGTGTTTGACACAAGCTTTAGTCGGACCTTCAGCCTGCTGGAGAGCCAGCGAGAGTTTGTGGAGCGTTTCCAGAGGAAGGAGCAGGACAGAAAGGCCCTTCCCATGCTGACATCTGCCTGTCCAG GTTGGATCTGCTATGCAGAGAAGACTCATGGAGAGTTTATTCTCCCATACATTAGCACCACCCGCTCCCCTCAGCAGATGATGGGTTCTCTGGTTAAAGGCTATTTTGCTGAACAACAG gGGCTGAATCCACAGCAGATCTACCATGTGGCAGTAATGCCCTGTCCTGACAAGAAACTTGAGGCCTCAAGGTCAGACTTCTACCTGAACaaagctgagaccagagaagtGGACTGTGTCCTTACCTCCG GAGAGGTTATGAAAATGCTTGAGGAGGAGAAGATGTCTCTTAATGATGTGCAGCCTGCACCCCTAGATACAAT GTTCAGCAATGTGATTGGGGATGAGTTCCTCAGCCATGCTGGTAGTGGTTCGGGGGGTTACCTCCATCATGTTTTCACCAACACTGCCAAGCAGCTGTTTGGAGAGGAGGTAAAGGAACTCACCTACAAGACCCTCAG GAATAAAGACTTCCAGGAGGTGACTCTGGAGAAAGATGGTGTAGTTGTACTTTGCTTTGCCTCCACATACGGCTTCCGCAATATCCAGAACCTGGTGCAGAAGCTTAAGAGGGGGAAGTCACCTTATCACTTTGTGGAAGTTATGGCCTGTCCCTCGG GTTGTCTAAATGGTGGTGGACAGATAAAGGCCTTACCCGGTGAGAACCAAAAAGAGCTTCTCCAGAAAGTTGAGGAGCTCTACAAAGCAGAGCTCTCCCAAGCACCAGAAGACGACACACGCGTGTCCGAGCTGTACCAGTCATGGCTCCACAGTGTAGGCGAGGAGAGAGCCAGAGAGCTGCTGCACACGCAGTACCACACTGTGGAGAAGATGACCAACGGACTCGTTATGAAGTGGTGA
- the e4f1 gene encoding transcription factor E4F1, whose protein sequence is MNVENNHTAETETEETKNGNETITIQTTLGDEDEDVHKCGRCQSEFSTLEAFIQHKLHHSCRREASSQDVQKQVAAANGSSSTEVKTVEGASSDEPVKTNTNDESSGLLGRGRRKKITALKVTEQSDGTEGSISDNADNDKLIYKVNQEGRYICQLCEKTFKTTNILRTHMKTHSDQKNFTCDLCETSFRTKGSLIRHNRRHTDERPYRCTLCGQSFRESGALTRHLKALTPCTEKIRFVQYKEILVSKDGVQKGVEADHATVAGQQEVVVVEQQPEQQEVVEAQTAVVSVVEAGSQEVLHQVHFTMEVDGTTQEQQVVVEQSQAEALAAAAAAGDSLICQAIINSGIALETEEAVVEETSQATEEINKVVTECPDADENITEIQVKEEFVEMEAEEAGDGDEQTCSKLYSCPHCNRSFKGLNYFRFHVKGHFGYKPFKCTLCQREFLSGYLLKKHMELHVSERRYKCGECGKLYKTIGHVREHMRAHSDERPYHCIRCNKGYKTKNALQVHQRTHGDEKPYVCQFCLRGFREKGSLVRHIRHHTGEKPFKCTNCGRGFAEHGTLNRHRRAKGGCHKEESSEQQDEQVTEEQASVDSLATAAIISSHEDPHAVLVEFSSVVADTQEYIIKTQTEEQVQEEEVTLIQDSQNEMGNHIMKVVQRIVSQSHGAGGTGSHQIIVRNVAVNEEGASISDCGDTITIATPESLTEQVAMTLASAISDGTLLATAGTVETADGTVTMVTTEEVVQEGIQMVQQQEEYVITSPEEVEIQTVIV, encoded by the exons ATGAATGTAGAAAATAATCATACGGCAGAAACAGAGACGGAGGAAACGAAGAACGGCAACGAGACGATCACCATTCAGACCACTCTCGGAGACGAAG ATGAAGATGTGCACAAGTGTGGACGCTGTCAGTCTGAGTTTTCTACGCTGGAAGCTTTCATCCAGCACAAGCTGCATCACAGCTGCAGACGAGAGGCGAGCAGCCAGGATGTCCAAAAACAG GTTGCTGCAGCCAACGGAAGCTCTTCTACAGAGGTGAAAACAGTGGAAGGTGCATCATCAGATGAGCCTGTGAAGACCAACACTAACG ATGAAAGCAGTGGTCTGCTGGGTCGAGGCCGCAGGAAGAAAATCACTGCATTAAAAGTCACTGAGCAGTCAGATGGAACTGAAGGATCCATATCTGACAATGCTGACAATGACAAACTCATCTACAAAGTCAACCAAGAGGGACGCTATATTTGTCAGCTCtgtgaaaagacatttaaaacg ACCAACATCTTGAGAACTCACATGAAAACTCATAGCGACCAGAAGAATTTCACATGTGACCTGTGTGAGACCTCCTTTCGCACTAAAGGTTCCCTGATTCGTCACAACCGTCGTCACACTG ATGAGCGGCCGTATCGCTGCACCCTGTGTGGCCAGTCCTTTAGAGAGTCAGGTGCCCTCACCAGACACCTTAAGGCTCTCACACCCTGCACGGAAAAGATCCGCTTCGTTCAGTACAAGGAGATCCTGGTCAGCAAGGACGGAGTACAGAAAG GGGTCGAAGCTGATCATGCTACCGTGGCTGGCCAGCAAGAGGTGGTGGTTGTGGAGCAGCAGCCAGAGCagcaggaggtggtggaggcTCAGACTGCTGTCGTCAGTGTGGTAGAGGCTGGTTCCCAAGAGGTCCTCCATCAGGTCCACTTTACTATGGAGGTGGATGGCACAACACAGGAACAACAG GTGGTGGTGGAACAGTCTCAGGCAGAAGCCCTGGCGGCAGCTGCAGCAGCGGGTGACAGTCTCATCTGCCAGGCCATCATCAATTCTGGCATTGCACTGGAGACAGAGGAAGCGGTGGTTGAGGAGACCTCACAGGCAACTGAGGAGATAAATAAAGTGGTCACCGAGTGTCCTGATGCTGATGAGAATATCACAGAGATCCAGGTTAAAGAAGAATTTGTGGAGATGGAGGCAGAG gaagCAGGTGATGGAGATGAACAGACATGCTCAAAATTGTACTCATGTCCACACTGTAATCGCTCTTTCAAGGGCCTGAACTATTTCCGATTTCATGTCAAGGGTCATTTTG GTTACAAGCCCTTTAAGTGCACTCTGTGCCAAAGAGAGTTTCTGAGTGGTTATCTGCTTAAGAAACACATGGAACTCCATGTCAGTGAGAGGAGGTACAAGTGTGGTGAGTGTGGCAAGCTGTACAAAACCATCGGGCATGTGCGCGAGCACATGAGGGCCCACTCGGATGAAAGACCTTACCACTGTATCAGATGCAACAAGGGGTACAAGACTAAG AATGCTTTGCAGGTGCATCAGCGGACCCATGGTGATGAGAAACCTTACGTGTGTCAGTTCTGCTTGAGAGGTTTCAGAGAGAAAGGTTCTCTGGTGCGACATATCCGCCATCACACAGGAGAAAAGCCTTTCAAGTGCACTAACTGTGGACGGGGTTTCGCTGAGCACGGGACCCTCAATCGACACAGGCGTGCAAAAG GAGGCTGCCACAAGGAAGAATCCAGCGAGCAGCAGGATGAACAGGTAACAGAGGAGCAGGCGTCAGTGGACAGCCTCGCTACAGCAGCCATCATCTCATCTCATGAGGATCCTCATGCTGTCCTGGTGGAGTTCTCCTCCGTGGTGGCAGATACACAGGAGTATATCATCAAG ACTCAAACAGAGGAGCAAGTGCAGGAAGAGGAGGTTACACTTATTCAAGACAGCCAAAATGAG ATGGGCAACCACATCATGAAAGTGGTGCAGAGAATTGTCAGCCAGTCACATGGCGCCGGCGGCACGGGCAGCCACCAGATCATTGTGCGCAACGTGGCGGTGAACGAGGAGGGCGCGTCCATCTCAGACTGCGGCGACACCATCACCATCGCTACACCCGAGAGCCTGACAGAGCAGGTGGCCATGACACTGGCCTCCGCCATCAGTGACGGCACGCTCCTGGCCACAGCTGGCACCGTGGAGACGGCAGACGGAACAGTTACTATGGTTACGACAGAGGAAGTGGTGCAGGAGGGAATACAGATGGTGCAGCAACAAGAGGAATACGTCATCACCTCCCCGGAGGAGGTGGAGATTCAGACTGTCATTGTGTGA